From a single Mobula birostris isolate sMobBir1 chromosome 13, sMobBir1.hap1, whole genome shotgun sequence genomic region:
- the LOC140208632 gene encoding NACHT, LRR and PYD domains-containing protein 3-like isoform X1, which translates to MATGGFWLWKVFGRFLPGRSSREDDRDTGNHAPKQGQIESNVPVECGPAAEEGEQSPPRHSDVRDTDQDPGTSISEATVCQPRDSDVRDADQDPGTSISEATVCQPRDSDVRDTDQDPGTSISEATVCQPRDSDVRDTDQDPGTGTSEATVCQLGSSLNTELSSPQQGTDVQQKHKEILRAQTETLRVNTILMREKVKVFQLVDRYAELTVISTDRDRTLVEHELLARGRDHEEWREKQLCGELEKIRTDQLIQSSFSQSNSKAGSSAAVAGVAGIGKTTMVQKIVHDWATGKIYQQFQFVFSFKFRDLNSINCRKKLSELILDEYPYFGNFLTEVWKNPEGLLFIFDGLDEFKHRIDFADSQRDTETKHQCPDPESWCEVSDIVYSLIQGKLLPGCSVLVTTRPTALHLLEKAEISVRAEILGFVGKERKEYFIRHFEDQTVAAAVFKHVKENEILYTMSYNPSYCWILALALGPFFTQRVRDPQRVPKTITELFSYYIYNILKNHGREIENPRDVLLRVGQMAFRGLSERKIVFIDGDLIKYNLQASQFLSGFLMELLERGDSARTVVYTFPHLTIQEFVAALAQFLNPHPGDILKFLTEAHNTTDGRFEIFLHFVAGLSSPITTRGLEEFLGPFPHQTTCQVIDWVKEKVKRQSGNTSEAGKRSLLKTLHYLFEPQNCGLAQATLGSLEILSFCKVTLTPIDCAVLSHVIGLCDTIKHLNLQRCHIQCEGIQRLGPGLHKCQELSLGRNELGDSGVKLVSAALRNPECKIQKLWLWGVGLTDSGAEDLVSALSANPSLTVLSLGLNSLTDRSVPALRRLILTLPSLERIGLVGNRFSETGEKELRSLRGVRPGLRVTV; encoded by the exons GTGGGTTTTGGTTATGGAAAGTATTCGGGAGATTTTTACCAGGCCGCTCATCGAGGGAAGATGATCGGGACACGGGAAACCATGCACCAAAGCAGGGTCAGATTGAGAGCAATGTCCCAGTGGAATGCGGTCCGGCCGCAGAGGAGGGAGAGCAAAGTCCGCCCAGacacagtgacgtcagagacactgatcaggaccctggaaccagcataagtgaggcgactgtctgtcagcccagagacagtgacgtcagagacgctgatcaggaccctggaaccagcataagtgaggcgactgtctgtcagcccagagacagtgacgtcagagacactgatcaggaccctggaaccagcataagtgaggcgactgtctgtcaacccagagacagtgacgtcagagacactgatcaggaccctggaactggtacaagtgaggcgactgtctgtcagctcgGAAGCTCATTAAACACGGAATTGTCAAGTCCACAGCAAGGAACGG atgttcaacagaaacacaaggagattctgcgggcacaaactgaaacactaagagtgaacacgatcctgatgagggagaaggtgaaggttttccagctggttgatcgatacgctgagctcacggtcatttctactgatcgagatcggacactggtggaacatgagctgctggcaagaggcagagaccacgaggagtggagagaaaaacaacTCTGTGGAGAGCTGGAAAAAATCCGGACGGATCAGCTGATCCAGAGCAGCTTTTCCCAGAGTAATTCCAAAGCAGGGAGTTCAGCTGCAGTGGCCGGAGTCGCGGGAAttgggaaaacaacaatggtacaaaagattgtccatgactgggccacagggaaaatataccaacaattccagtttgtctttaGTTTCAAATTCCGAGACTTAAACTCCATTAACTGCAGAAAAAAACTGAGTGAACTGATTCTGGATGagtatccttactttgggaattTCCTGAcagaggtctggaagaacccagagggattgctgtttatattcgaCGGTTTAGATGAATTCAAACACAGAATCGATTTTGCTGATAGTCAGAGAGATACGGAAAccaagcaccagtgcccagatccGGAGTCGTGGTGTGaagtgtctgacattgtgtacagtttaatccagggcaagctgctcccagggtgctcagtgctggtgaccacccgcCCCACTGCGTTACATTTACTGGAAAAGGCAGAGATCAGTGTccgggctgaaatcctgggatttgttgggaaggaacggaaggaatatttcatcagacattttgaagatcagacggtggcagcagctgttttcaaacacgtgaaggagaacgagatcctgtacaccatgagctacaacccctcctactgctggatcctcgctctggcactgggccccttcttcacacaaagagtcagggacccgcagcgagttcccaagaccatcaccgAACTATtttcctactatatttacaacatcctgaaaaaccacggccgtgagattgagaacccccgtgatgtgttactcagggttggtcagatggccttcagaggacTGTCCGAGAGGAAGATTGTATttatagatggagatttgatcaagTACAATTTGCAGgcttcccagttcctgtccgggttcctgatggagcttttggagagagggGATTCTGCCCGGAccgtggtgtacacattcccacacctcaccatccaagagtttgtagctgcacTCGCTCAGttcctgaatccacatcccggggatatcctgaaattcctcactgaagcccacaacACAACAGATGGGCGATTTGAGATATTTCTCCattttgttgctggtctctcctcTCCAATAACAActcggggcctggaggagtttctgggtccatttcctcatcaaacaacctgccaggtgattgactgggtgaaggagaaggttAAACGCCAGAGTGGAAACACGAGTGAGgctggtaaaaggagcctcctgaagACATTGCACTATCTGTTTGAGCCTCAGAATTGTGGACTGGCTCAGGCCACACTGGGGTCTCTGGAAATACTTTCATTCTGTAAAGTGACACTGACCCCAATCgactgcgcggtcctgtctcatgtcatcggactctgtgatacaataaaacacctcAACCTGCAGAGATGCCATATccagtgtgaaggaatccagcggctgggacccgggctgcacaagtgccaggagttgag CCTCGGACGGaatgaactgggagattcaggagtgaaactggtgtctgcggctctgaggaacccggagtgtaaaatacagaaactgtg gctgtggggtgtcggtctcacagattctggtgccgaggatctcgtctccgctctcagtgcaaacccatcactgacggtgCTGAGCCTGGGATTAAACTCGCTGACAGAccgatctgtccccgctctccgccGCCTCATACTCACCCTCCCGAGTCTGGAGCGGATCGG GCTGGTGGGGAATCGGTTCAGTGAGACCGGGGAGAAGGAACTGAGATCTCTGCGGGGAGTCAGACCCGGGCTGAGAGTGACCGTGTGA
- the LOC140208632 gene encoding NACHT, LRR and PYD domains-containing protein 3-like isoform X2 — MSIHTSVSVRYVQQKHKEILRAQTETLRVNTILMREKVKVFQLVDRYAELTVISTDRDRTLVEHELLARGRDHEEWREKQLCGELEKIRTDQLIQSSFSQSNSKAGSSAAVAGVAGIGKTTMVQKIVHDWATGKIYQQFQFVFSFKFRDLNSINCRKKLSELILDEYPYFGNFLTEVWKNPEGLLFIFDGLDEFKHRIDFADSQRDTETKHQCPDPESWCEVSDIVYSLIQGKLLPGCSVLVTTRPTALHLLEKAEISVRAEILGFVGKERKEYFIRHFEDQTVAAAVFKHVKENEILYTMSYNPSYCWILALALGPFFTQRVRDPQRVPKTITELFSYYIYNILKNHGREIENPRDVLLRVGQMAFRGLSERKIVFIDGDLIKYNLQASQFLSGFLMELLERGDSARTVVYTFPHLTIQEFVAALAQFLNPHPGDILKFLTEAHNTTDGRFEIFLHFVAGLSSPITTRGLEEFLGPFPHQTTCQVIDWVKEKVKRQSGNTSEAGKRSLLKTLHYLFEPQNCGLAQATLGSLEILSFCKVTLTPIDCAVLSHVIGLCDTIKHLNLQRCHIQCEGIQRLGPGLHKCQELSLGRNELGDSGVKLVSAALRNPECKIQKLWLWGVGLTDSGAEDLVSALSANPSLTVLSLGLNSLTDRSVPALRRLILTLPSLERIGLVGNRFSETGEKELRSLRGVRPGLRVTV, encoded by the exons ATGTCGATACACACAAgcgtttcagtccgct atgttcaacagaaacacaaggagattctgcgggcacaaactgaaacactaagagtgaacacgatcctgatgagggagaaggtgaaggttttccagctggttgatcgatacgctgagctcacggtcatttctactgatcgagatcggacactggtggaacatgagctgctggcaagaggcagagaccacgaggagtggagagaaaaacaacTCTGTGGAGAGCTGGAAAAAATCCGGACGGATCAGCTGATCCAGAGCAGCTTTTCCCAGAGTAATTCCAAAGCAGGGAGTTCAGCTGCAGTGGCCGGAGTCGCGGGAAttgggaaaacaacaatggtacaaaagattgtccatgactgggccacagggaaaatataccaacaattccagtttgtctttaGTTTCAAATTCCGAGACTTAAACTCCATTAACTGCAGAAAAAAACTGAGTGAACTGATTCTGGATGagtatccttactttgggaattTCCTGAcagaggtctggaagaacccagagggattgctgtttatattcgaCGGTTTAGATGAATTCAAACACAGAATCGATTTTGCTGATAGTCAGAGAGATACGGAAAccaagcaccagtgcccagatccGGAGTCGTGGTGTGaagtgtctgacattgtgtacagtttaatccagggcaagctgctcccagggtgctcagtgctggtgaccacccgcCCCACTGCGTTACATTTACTGGAAAAGGCAGAGATCAGTGTccgggctgaaatcctgggatttgttgggaaggaacggaaggaatatttcatcagacattttgaagatcagacggtggcagcagctgttttcaaacacgtgaaggagaacgagatcctgtacaccatgagctacaacccctcctactgctggatcctcgctctggcactgggccccttcttcacacaaagagtcagggacccgcagcgagttcccaagaccatcaccgAACTATtttcctactatatttacaacatcctgaaaaaccacggccgtgagattgagaacccccgtgatgtgttactcagggttggtcagatggccttcagaggacTGTCCGAGAGGAAGATTGTATttatagatggagatttgatcaagTACAATTTGCAGgcttcccagttcctgtccgggttcctgatggagcttttggagagagggGATTCTGCCCGGAccgtggtgtacacattcccacacctcaccatccaagagtttgtagctgcacTCGCTCAGttcctgaatccacatcccggggatatcctgaaattcctcactgaagcccacaacACAACAGATGGGCGATTTGAGATATTTCTCCattttgttgctggtctctcctcTCCAATAACAActcggggcctggaggagtttctgggtccatttcctcatcaaacaacctgccaggtgattgactgggtgaaggagaaggttAAACGCCAGAGTGGAAACACGAGTGAGgctggtaaaaggagcctcctgaagACATTGCACTATCTGTTTGAGCCTCAGAATTGTGGACTGGCTCAGGCCACACTGGGGTCTCTGGAAATACTTTCATTCTGTAAAGTGACACTGACCCCAATCgactgcgcggtcctgtctcatgtcatcggactctgtgatacaataaaacacctcAACCTGCAGAGATGCCATATccagtgtgaaggaatccagcggctgggacccgggctgcacaagtgccaggagttgag CCTCGGACGGaatgaactgggagattcaggagtgaaactggtgtctgcggctctgaggaacccggagtgtaaaatacagaaactgtg gctgtggggtgtcggtctcacagattctggtgccgaggatctcgtctccgctctcagtgcaaacccatcactgacggtgCTGAGCCTGGGATTAAACTCGCTGACAGAccgatctgtccccgctctccgccGCCTCATACTCACCCTCCCGAGTCTGGAGCGGATCGG GCTGGTGGGGAATCGGTTCAGTGAGACCGGGGAGAAGGAACTGAGATCTCTGCGGGGAGTCAGACCCGGGCTGAGAGTGACCGTGTGA